The following coding sequences are from one Candidatus Polarisedimenticolia bacterium window:
- a CDS encoding DUF362 domain-containing protein, whose amino-acid sequence MSGFCYIHSVRRADRDLTDRLVEALPDGATRRIVIKPNWVCHQSDPEFPIAALVTSTDLIVSIIEACIRRYADLEEILVADVPIQSCDWLRLVHQAGIERLVARFGGLARPRVTVRDLRASRVRSVKGYLVEEPPSAEHGDPKGFADIVLDHQSFLEATSDDSASFRVADYSPEETKSSHRKGFHRYRVARSLLECDLFINAAKMKTHQKAGITGALKNVVGINVNKAYLVHYREGGLSRGDEFPPDIAWPVVLQSRVRRWALGRSRPVFGVLRTGWRGFRQLYGLETKATRDRIGRPFVLTGGSWYGNDSIWRMIYDLNRVILHGRPEGGELASEPQRRYLAVVDGITAGEGNGPLQPLPVEAGIVAISDNPFLADFALSRLMGFDAKKIPQLAHHREFGAKSWGDFDPASARLHLDGRELCGIEALAVLRVFLPPAGWREHIELAAASRVA is encoded by the coding sequence CAGAGCGATCCCGAGTTCCCCATCGCGGCCCTGGTGACCAGCACCGATCTCATCGTCTCGATCATCGAGGCCTGCATCCGCCGTTACGCCGATCTCGAGGAGATCCTGGTCGCGGACGTGCCGATCCAGAGCTGCGACTGGCTGCGGCTCGTCCACCAGGCGGGGATCGAGCGGCTCGTCGCCCGGTTCGGCGGCCTGGCCCGGCCCCGCGTCACCGTGCGCGATCTGCGGGCGAGCCGCGTGCGATCCGTGAAGGGCTATCTGGTCGAAGAGCCCCCCTCCGCGGAGCATGGGGACCCGAAGGGCTTTGCCGACATCGTCCTGGACCACCAGAGCTTCCTCGAAGCGACCTCGGACGATTCGGCGTCATTTCGCGTCGCCGATTATTCTCCCGAAGAGACGAAGAGCAGCCATCGCAAGGGATTCCACCGCTACAGAGTCGCGCGCAGCCTGCTGGAATGCGATCTCTTCATCAACGCGGCCAAGATGAAGACCCATCAGAAGGCAGGGATCACCGGGGCCTTGAAGAACGTGGTGGGAATCAACGTCAACAAAGCCTATCTCGTCCATTATCGCGAGGGGGGCCTCTCGCGCGGAGACGAGTTCCCTCCCGATATCGCCTGGCCGGTCGTCCTGCAATCGCGGGTGCGGCGCTGGGCTCTGGGGCGCTCGCGGCCGGTGTTCGGAGTCCTGCGCACGGGGTGGCGCGGTTTCCGGCAGCTGTATGGTCTGGAGACGAAAGCGACCCGCGATCGGATCGGCCGCCCTTTCGTGCTGACCGGCGGATCGTGGTATGGCAACGACAGCATCTGGAGGATGATCTACGACCTGAACCGGGTGATTCTCCATGGGCGGCCGGAAGGAGGAGAGCTGGCCTCCGAGCCGCAGAGGAGATACCTGGCGGTGGTGGACGGCATCACGGCAGGGGAAGGCAACGGTCCCCTCCAGCCATTGCCGGTCGAAGCCGGCATCGTCGCGATCTCGGACAATCCTTTCCTGGCCGATTTCGCCTTGAGCCGCCTGATGGGGTTCGACGCGAAGAAAATCCCGCAGCTCGCGCACCATCGCGAATTTGGAGCGAAGAGCTGGGGAGATTTCGACCCGGCGAGCGCACGGCTGCACCTCGACGGGCGGGAGCTTTGCGGGATCGAAGCGCTCGCCGTTCTGCGGGTCTTTCTGCCGCCGGCCGGCTGGCGGGAGCACATCGAGCTCGCCGCGGCCTCCCGGGTGGCGTGA